From a single Sporosarcina oncorhynchi genomic region:
- a CDS encoding 2-isopropylmalate synthase yields MRKIDIFDTTLRDGEQSAGINLNTAEKMEIARQLERFGATVIEAGFPASSPGDFEAVQRIANSVKNSTVTGLARAMKSDIDTSWEALKGGQNPHLHVFLATSPIHMEYKLKKTPDQVVDIAVEAVKYAKKFFPLVQWSAEDAFRSDPAFLVKIINQVIEAGATTINIPDTVGYATPQEYGALFKYLKENVTGIDHVKLSAHCHNDLGMAVANSIAAIENGADQVEGTINGIGERAGNAALEEIAVALHIRKDFYSLETGVHLHEIKRTSQLVSQLTGVVIQPNKAVVGKNAFAHESGIHQDGMLKNRETYEIITPELIGETTAPLAMGKHSGRHAFNDRAISMGFALSEDQLNEAFNEFKKLADRKKEITEDDLFVLFTGKQIEYADADIYELTNVQVQYGMSNVPTATVSVTVPTGDDVIVATTGAGSVEAIFNALELVVKGQINILDYRVTSIGKGRDALGEAIVNLRYNGETFTGRDISQDVLEASAKAYLNAINRKLVKDLEKKVEVVTVKS; encoded by the coding sequence GTGCGCAAGATTGACATCTTTGATACAACACTTCGTGACGGCGAACAATCAGCAGGCATCAATCTAAATACAGCCGAAAAGATGGAAATTGCCCGCCAACTCGAACGTTTTGGCGCTACGGTGATTGAAGCAGGGTTCCCTGCTTCCTCACCTGGTGATTTTGAAGCTGTACAACGCATCGCCAATTCGGTGAAAAACTCAACAGTGACAGGGCTTGCCCGTGCCATGAAAAGTGATATCGACACTTCTTGGGAAGCGCTAAAAGGTGGTCAAAATCCCCATCTTCACGTATTTTTAGCCACTTCGCCAATCCATATGGAATACAAACTGAAGAAAACACCAGATCAAGTCGTTGATATCGCGGTTGAAGCCGTGAAGTATGCAAAAAAATTCTTTCCTCTCGTTCAATGGTCAGCAGAAGATGCATTCCGTTCTGACCCTGCTTTTCTAGTCAAAATCATCAATCAAGTGATTGAGGCAGGTGCTACAACGATCAATATCCCAGATACAGTCGGTTATGCGACACCTCAGGAGTATGGGGCTTTATTCAAATACCTCAAAGAGAATGTTACAGGTATCGACCATGTAAAGCTTTCCGCACATTGCCACAATGATTTAGGCATGGCGGTTGCGAACTCGATTGCAGCCATTGAAAATGGTGCCGATCAAGTCGAAGGAACGATTAACGGGATCGGTGAACGGGCTGGAAATGCGGCACTGGAAGAAATCGCAGTCGCTCTTCATATTCGAAAAGATTTCTATAGCTTGGAAACGGGTGTTCATTTACATGAAATTAAACGTACGAGTCAACTTGTCAGTCAGTTGACAGGAGTCGTCATCCAGCCAAATAAAGCGGTTGTAGGGAAAAATGCATTTGCTCATGAATCGGGCATACATCAAGACGGTATGTTGAAAAATCGAGAAACGTATGAAATTATTACACCGGAGTTGATCGGTGAAACGACAGCACCGCTTGCAATGGGCAAACATTCCGGCAGGCATGCATTCAATGACCGTGCCATTTCAATGGGCTTTGCGTTATCAGAAGACCAGTTGAATGAGGCGTTCAATGAATTCAAGAAACTCGCTGATCGTAAAAAGGAAATTACAGAAGATGATCTGTTCGTTCTCTTTACTGGAAAGCAGATTGAGTATGCGGATGCGGACATTTATGAACTGACAAATGTGCAAGTCCAATACGGGATGTCAAACGTTCCTACAGCGACTGTTTCGGTCACGGTGCCAACAGGTGATGACGTGATCGTCGCAACGACAGGCGCAGGTTCAGTTGAAGCGATATTCAATGCATTGGAACTTGTCGTCAAAGGTCAGATAAATATATTGGATTACCGAGTTACTTCTATTGGAAAAGGCCGCGATGCGTTAGGTGAAGCAATTGTGAACTTGCGCTATAACGGTGAGACGTTTACAGGTCGCGATATTTCACAAGACGTGTTGGAAGCTTCAGCGAAAGCCTATTTAAATGCCATCAATCGAAAACTTGTCAAAGATCTGGAGAAAAAAGTTGAAGTAGTGACTGTTAAAAGCTAA
- the leuB gene encoding 3-isopropylmalate dehydrogenase, translating to MEKRVAVLQGDGIGPEVTEAAVRVLEVVARRFNHTFQFDFASIGGEAIDKFNHPLPEETIAICESSDAILLGAVGGPKWDQNPSELRPEKGLLAIRKHFDLFANLRPVKAVPSLLHASPLKEDVVKNVDMMIVRELTGGIYFGEPSRKTAKSAVDTLVYTREEIERIVEKAFELARLRRGKVTSVDKANVLQSSKLWHEVVEEMKKGYPDVEVEHQLVDSAAMKLITNPGSFDVVVTENMFGDILSDEASVITGSLGLLPSASVRSDGFGLYEPVHGSAPDVAGKGIANPAAAILSAAMMLRYSFGMETEAATIEKAVETVFEDGHFTSDLSVEDGRVHSTKEWTDKVIGELDLQFVSNSIMFSYV from the coding sequence ATGGAAAAAAGAGTAGCTGTATTACAAGGCGACGGAATTGGGCCGGAAGTGACAGAGGCGGCAGTACGGGTTCTTGAAGTGGTTGCAAGACGATTCAACCACACTTTCCAATTCGATTTTGCATCGATTGGGGGCGAAGCGATTGATAAGTTCAATCATCCACTGCCTGAGGAAACGATTGCCATCTGCGAATCAAGTGATGCAATACTCTTAGGGGCTGTCGGAGGTCCAAAATGGGATCAAAACCCTTCGGAATTACGGCCGGAAAAAGGTCTTCTCGCAATCAGGAAACATTTTGACCTATTCGCGAATTTGCGTCCGGTGAAAGCTGTTCCGTCCTTGCTTCATGCTTCTCCTTTAAAAGAAGATGTTGTAAAGAACGTCGATATGATGATTGTACGCGAACTGACAGGAGGCATCTACTTCGGTGAACCAAGTCGCAAAACAGCAAAATCTGCTGTAGATACACTTGTATACACACGTGAAGAAATTGAACGAATCGTTGAAAAAGCATTTGAACTCGCACGTTTGCGCCGGGGAAAAGTGACTTCTGTTGATAAGGCCAATGTCCTTCAGTCTAGTAAGTTATGGCATGAAGTTGTAGAAGAGATGAAGAAAGGATATCCGGATGTTGAAGTTGAGCACCAGCTTGTCGACTCTGCGGCAATGAAATTAATTACCAATCCCGGTTCGTTTGACGTTGTCGTGACAGAGAATATGTTCGGAGATATCTTGAGCGATGAAGCATCGGTTATTACAGGTTCTCTTGGTTTATTGCCATCAGCAAGTGTCCGTTCAGATGGCTTCGGTCTCTATGAACCAGTCCATGGATCAGCTCCGGATGTCGCAGGGAAAGGCATCGCCAATCCAGCTGCAGCCATTTTGTCTGCAGCGATGATGCTCCGCTATTCGTTTGGTATGGAAACAGAAGCGGCGACGATCGAAAAAGCGGTTGAAACAGTGTTTGAAGATGGGCATTTTACGTCGGATCTTTCGGTAGAAGACGGTCGGGTCCATTCAACAAAAGAATGGACGGATAAAGTGATTGGCGAATTGGATCTACAGTTCGTTTCCAATAGCATTATGTTTTCATACGTATAA
- the leuC gene encoding 3-isopropylmalate dehydratase large subunit, translating to MAKTIIEKVWEQHIVYEEQGKPDLLYIDLHLLHEVTSPQAFEGLRLAGRKVRRPDLCFATMDHNVPTKNLPTIKDPIAKKQIVTLETNCNEFGIQLADMAHPDQGIVHIIGPELGLTQPGKTIVCGDSHTSTHGAFGAIAFGIGTSEVEHVLSTQTLWQSKPKTMEIRINGKLGFGVTAKDVILAIIAKFGIDVGTGHIAEFTGEAIRGLTMEERMTICNMSIEAGAKAGLISPDATTVEYLRGRRYVPEGEAFEEAAAGWLALASDEGATYDTVLEIDAETIEPFVTWGTNPSMGSGISGLVPSAQDFEDESDKEALEKALAYMGLEEGTPLTSIPIQHVFIGSCTNARLSDLREAADVVAGLKVHPDVTAIVVPGSRTVKKQAEDEGLDKVFLEAGFEWRESGCSMCLAMNDDVVPAGERCASTSNRNFEGRQGAGSRTHLMSPAMAAAAAVKGRFTDVREMRLTHA from the coding sequence ATGGCTAAAACGATTATTGAAAAGGTTTGGGAACAGCATATTGTCTATGAAGAACAGGGGAAGCCTGATTTATTGTACATCGATTTGCATTTATTGCATGAAGTGACTTCTCCTCAGGCGTTTGAAGGATTGCGGCTGGCGGGCCGGAAAGTGAGACGTCCGGACCTTTGTTTTGCAACGATGGACCATAATGTGCCGACTAAGAATTTACCGACCATTAAGGATCCGATCGCTAAAAAGCAAATTGTCACATTGGAAACAAACTGTAACGAGTTCGGCATTCAACTGGCGGACATGGCACATCCCGATCAGGGCATTGTGCATATCATCGGTCCTGAACTCGGCTTGACACAACCGGGGAAAACGATTGTATGCGGTGATAGCCATACGTCCACTCACGGTGCTTTCGGCGCTATCGCATTTGGCATCGGCACGAGTGAAGTGGAACACGTTCTTTCTACACAAACGCTATGGCAATCAAAACCGAAAACGATGGAAATTCGTATTAACGGAAAACTCGGTTTCGGCGTTACCGCAAAGGATGTCATTTTAGCGATTATCGCGAAATTCGGGATCGACGTTGGCACGGGTCATATCGCAGAATTTACAGGCGAAGCAATCCGTGGATTGACGATGGAAGAACGGATGACGATTTGCAATATGTCCATTGAGGCTGGCGCGAAAGCGGGGTTGATCAGTCCGGATGCAACGACGGTGGAGTATTTAAGGGGCAGGCGTTATGTGCCTGAAGGGGAAGCTTTCGAGGAAGCGGCGGCTGGATGGCTTGCTCTTGCATCCGATGAAGGGGCTACTTATGATACCGTGCTTGAAATCGACGCGGAGACAATCGAGCCATTTGTCACATGGGGGACGAATCCTTCTATGGGGTCGGGTATTAGCGGACTCGTTCCATCAGCGCAGGATTTTGAGGATGAATCTGATAAAGAAGCGCTAGAAAAGGCACTTGCCTATATGGGGCTTGAGGAAGGTACACCACTAACATCTATCCCCATCCAGCACGTATTCATCGGTTCTTGTACAAATGCAAGATTGAGTGATCTGCGCGAGGCGGCAGACGTCGTTGCGGGGTTAAAAGTCCATCCCGATGTAACGGCGATCGTTGTACCAGGGTCGCGAACAGTAAAAAAACAAGCAGAAGACGAAGGGTTGGATAAAGTATTTCTCGAAGCTGGATTTGAATGGCGGGAGTCAGGATGTAGCATGTGCCTGGCAATGAATGATGATGTCGTTCCAGCAGGAGAAAGATGTGCATCGACATCTAATCGGAATTTTGAAGGGCGGCAAGGTGCAGGTTCACGCACGCATTTGATGAGCCCTGCAATGGCAGCCGCTGCAGCAGTCAAAGGCCGATTCACGGATGTGCGCGAAATGCGGTTGACGCATGCATAA
- the leuD gene encoding 3-isopropylmalate dehydratase small subunit: protein MKPINEVRSVMTPLNRKNVDTDQIISKEFLKRIERTGFGKYLFHHWRFNADGTENTDFVLNDPRFANSTILVAHENFGCGSSREHAPWSILDYGFQVVIAPSFADIFYNNCFKNGILPVRLTLAEIETLLSKGLETPQVLEVDLEKQIVKDEEGKTYSFDIDPYYKQMLLNGWDEIALTFQYEEQIAQYEKAHA from the coding sequence ATGAAACCGATTAATGAAGTTCGGAGTGTCATGACTCCACTGAATCGTAAAAACGTTGATACCGATCAAATCATCTCTAAGGAATTTTTGAAGCGAATCGAACGTACAGGGTTTGGGAAGTATTTGTTCCACCACTGGCGATTCAATGCGGATGGTACAGAGAATACAGATTTTGTATTAAATGATCCTCGATTTGCAAACTCAACAATTCTTGTCGCACATGAAAACTTTGGGTGCGGCTCTTCCAGGGAACATGCGCCATGGTCAATATTGGATTATGGATTTCAAGTTGTCATTGCGCCTTCTTTTGCGGATATCTTCTATAATAACTGTTTCAAGAATGGCATCTTACCCGTACGTTTGACGCTAGCTGAAATTGAAACTCTGTTGTCAAAAGGGCTAGAAACACCGCAAGTCCTCGAAGTAGATTTAGAGAAGCAAATTGTGAAAGACGAAGAGGGAAAGACCTATTCGTTTGATATTGATCCATATTACAAGCAGATGCTGTTGAATGGCTGGGATGAAATCGCGTTGACATTCCAATATGAAGAGCAGATTGCGCAGTATGAAAAAGCACATGCTTAA